The Caminicella sporogenes DSM 14501 genomic interval TACTTTTCTCCTGATTTTCTATACTGTCCTTCATGTGCATTTTCAGCAAAATTATATGCTTTAATAATCCTTGATAAATCATATTGAGGGTTATACTGTCGTATTTTTTCTATAAAAGTTTCTAGTAGCAACTCCTCACCCTCTTTAACATTTGTTAAAACACCCCATATCTATAATGTAATCCTATAAATATATTTTAAATTATAGTTTTTTTATTTTTCATCAATACTTTTTTTACTTACTTTCATATATTCAGTATTAACTATATATAAGAAATTTAAATATATTATATAACAAAAAAAAATTCTAAACAATGAAAATTCTTTGTAATCTTAATTCATATTAAAAAATTTATATTTATATTAAAAATTATTCAAATTTAATATTATATTGAAAAAAGTGAATGGCTTCCCATTCACTAATATTTAATCAATGACATTACATTGTAATCTTTTAAAGTATTCCTTCCATCTAAAAAAGTTAACTCAATTAAAAATAACACACCAACAACTTCAGCCCCAAGTTTTTCTACTAATTTAATTGTCGATAAAGTAGTACCTCCTGTTGCTAATAAGTCATCTACTATTATAACCTTTTGTCCTGACTTTACAGCATCTTTGTGGATTTCAAGTGCATCCATACCATATTCTAACTCATATTCATATTTTATAGTTTCATAAGGAAGTTTTCCCGGCTTTCGAACAGGAACAAAACCTTTATTTGTTGCATATGCCAATGGAGCTCCTACTAAAAATCCTCTTGCTTCAGGAGCAACAATAATGTCAAATTCTTTACCTTCTAATTCTTTTATACATAAATCAATAGCTTCCTTATAAGCCTTTCCATCTTGAAGTAAAGTAGTAATATCTTTAAAGCTTATTCCTTCTTTCGGAAAATCTTCAATTACTCTTATCTTGTCTTTCAAATTCACAATAAACCCTCCTTAAGTTTTTAATACGTTGTTTGCAAAGGCTATATTTTTATATTTTTCAAATTTTTCTTTTAAGTCATAAGCTCTCTTATATAAATCTGTAGACTCTATATCTATCTTCTCACTTGGCGGGGGTAGTATTTCTAAATTAACTTTATTATTACATTCATAAATCTTTATTAATCCTGCTCTTTCTAATATATCCATGCAGAGCTTTACTTTCGATAAATTCAACTCAGCTTCTTTATATATGTCATTAAATAATAATTCACTACTTTTTCCCAATACTTTTTTTAGACATTTATATACTTTAACTAAATCACTTCTGTCAGGAATTAAATTATACAACATTTTTTTAGTTGAAGCTATATCAAATTGATTATAAAGAAGATAGATATTTTTTCCACAGCATAAAATATATTCAAACCTTTCTCTATTTAAAGGAATATCATATATAATAACATTTTCAAATTTTTTTAAATCTATTTTATTTAAAATGGGATTTACTACTATATTGTTAGATAAATTATCATTAGCAAAATTAAAACTCAACAAATCATCAATATCATATCTGCCTATATCAGATAAATAAAATAAAAGTTCTAATAAAGCATTAAATGTATTTACCAAAATTAAATTTGAACCTTTACTTAACTTTTTATCTATTAAATAATGTCTATTTTTTATATTTCTATAATCAAAAATTCTTCCCAATTGATTTTTATCAATATAAAATTTAAAATCATAAACGATATTAGATAGTGAAGTATAAAATTGATTTAAAATTTCCCTATTTTTATATTCACTTAAATCATATCTTCTTAAATCATGTAAATTAAACTGAATTGTTTCAACACCTTTAAATCTTTTTTTCTCCAAATAAAAAACTATATCTACTTTTTCTTTTTTATTTAACTTATCAATAAACTTTTTCAAATTATGTCCTATACAGTCAAATATTCTGCTTTCATCTTGAACTATGAGCTTAAAATTATCACCTGTAAATACAAAATTTTCAACAATCAAATTTCTATATAAAAATATAGGTTTTGGATTACCCGGTCCAAAAGGTTTAAATTTCTCTATTTCTTCTATCAATTCAAAATTAACTTCTTTAACTGACAGCTCTAAATCTATATCAATACATTTTTTTATATCATATTTTTCTAATTCAAATCTTTCTATATTACTATACAGTTTTTCTACTTGCTTATAAGCTTTATTATAATCATCTGACAGTAAAAGATTTATTAATAAAAAAATTTCTTCTGTCAATATATTTTTACTCAGTTTTTGTTCTAAAATAAAAATCAGTTTTTTTACTGTAATTTCTTCATCTTCCGACTTACATATATTAAGCAGTGCTCTTAATCCAAATTTATCTGTTTTAAAAAGCATTTGTAGTCCATATTTAACTAAAATTCTATTTTCACCTATAATTAAAACTTTATCAGCTATCGTTCCCAAAGCCACCATATCTAAATAATTATTGTATATATATTTAGAATTTTCAGATAAATTTAAAGCACTTATTAACTTAAATGTTGTTCCTGCACTTGAAAGTATATCATACTTGTAATTATAATAGTTTGTTTTAGTATTAATTATAATTGTATCTTCAGGTAAATTGTCTTCATAATCACAATCAAGCAATATAATATCAATCCCCAAAGATTTTGCGTAGTTTATTTCCTCTACTTGTACAATACAATCTATACCTATAATCAAACTTCCTTTTTTAGAATATATATGATTTATAATCTTACTATTTATTTCGTGTTTTTCTCCAACTATATCACTGGGTATATAATAATTTGCATTAATTCCTAAAGATTTGAAATAAAAAAGTAGCATAGAAATGCTCATTATTCCATCAACATCATATTTCCCATATATCCAAATTTCATCTTCACTTTCAAGCGCTTCTTTTACTCGCAAAACTGCTTTATCCATATTTTCTAATATAAATGGATTGTACAAATCTTCTAATCTAGGATTTAAAAAACGTTCTGCCTTTTCAAAAGTTTTTATTCCTCTATTAATTAACAACTTTGAAGCTGTAACACTAATACCTAACTTTTTAGACATTTCCTCAGCATCTATTCCTACATCTTTTTTTAACAACCATATTTTATCATGTAATTTCATATTTTCACCTGAAAAATAACTTTTTACACCTTATTATATGACAAATTATGAGTTTATTCAACATTCTTCTATGATAATTCCTTATTGTTCAGCTCTTTTCTCTGATTTAGCTCAATAGTATTCTTTTTGTTTTCTAAAACTGTATAGGTATCTCCAGTAGGTATTTTTTCTTTTTCCATATTAGTTTTTTCTTTTAATTCCACAATTTCTTTTTCTAATATTTTTATCCTATTCTGAAGTTCCCTGATTTTTAAAGTTGATTTTAATTTTTTAAATAAACCTAAAAGAGCAACTATAATAGCTCCCATAGAAGCTGCACCTAAAATAATTATTGCCTGGGAAAACTGATACTGTTTCCACAATAATTTAATAGTAACTGGTTCTGAATTCATTATTGCAAAAATTGAAACAAAAACTGCAAAAAGTAATGATAATATAAATAAAATCTGCATATGAACACCTCCTGCAAAATAAATACATTTGCACTTTTTCATATTTTTTAAAACTGTCTTATCAATAAATTTTATATACTGATTTAAATACCCAAATAAAAGAAAATCAATCTTTCATTTTGCTTATTAATATACTTATCATTAAAAAAAATCCCAATATAGAAGCAACAAAATAGCCTATAAATCCTATCAATGGAATATTAAAAAGTTTAGGACCTGTCTTAACGTTTAGTACTAAAGATGAACCTATAATTAATGATGATACTATCAAACTCAAAGAAATTTTGTTACTAAATTGCTTTAGTTCTCTTTCTAAAGCCTTAAATCTTATATCTTCAATAGCTATTTTAATTTGATTATCTTCTA includes:
- a CDS encoding adenine phosphoribosyltransferase, whose product is MNLKDKIRVIEDFPKEGISFKDITTLLQDGKAYKEAIDLCIKELEGKEFDIIVAPEARGFLVGAPLAYATNKGFVPVRKPGKLPYETIKYEYELEYGMDALEIHKDAVKSGQKVIIVDDLLATGGTTLSTIKLVEKLGAEVVGVLFLIELTFLDGRNTLKDYNVMSLIKY
- a CDS encoding single-stranded-DNA-specific exonuclease RecJ, with amino-acid sequence MKLHDKIWLLKKDVGIDAEEMSKKLGISVTASKLLINRGIKTFEKAERFLNPRLEDLYNPFILENMDKAVLRVKEALESEDEIWIYGKYDVDGIMSISMLLFYFKSLGINANYYIPSDIVGEKHEINSKIINHIYSKKGSLIIGIDCIVQVEEINYAKSLGIDIILLDCDYEDNLPEDTIIINTKTNYYNYKYDILSSAGTTFKLISALNLSENSKYIYNNYLDMVALGTIADKVLIIGENRILVKYGLQMLFKTDKFGLRALLNICKSEDEEITVKKLIFILEQKLSKNILTEEIFLLINLLLSDDYNKAYKQVEKLYSNIERFELEKYDIKKCIDIDLELSVKEVNFELIEEIEKFKPFGPGNPKPIFLYRNLIVENFVFTGDNFKLIVQDESRIFDCIGHNLKKFIDKLNKKEKVDIVFYLEKKRFKGVETIQFNLHDLRRYDLSEYKNREILNQFYTSLSNIVYDFKFYIDKNQLGRIFDYRNIKNRHYLIDKKLSKGSNLILVNTFNALLELLFYLSDIGRYDIDDLLSFNFANDNLSNNIVVNPILNKIDLKKFENVIIYDIPLNRERFEYILCCGKNIYLLYNQFDIASTKKMLYNLIPDRSDLVKVYKCLKKVLGKSSELLFNDIYKEAELNLSKVKLCMDILERAGLIKIYECNNKVNLEILPPPSEKIDIESTDLYKRAYDLKEKFEKYKNIAFANNVLKT
- a CDS encoding LapA family protein, producing the protein MQILFILSLLFAVFVSIFAIMNSEPVTIKLLWKQYQFSQAIIILGAASMGAIIVALLGLFKKLKSTLKIRELQNRIKILEKEIVELKEKTNMEKEKIPTGDTYTVLENKKNTIELNQRKELNNKELS